In Phragmites australis chromosome 17, lpPhrAust1.1, whole genome shotgun sequence, the following are encoded in one genomic region:
- the LOC133896684 gene encoding bZIP transcription factor TRAB1-like: MAAMDMEDGEDIWVNTTSPSPIASRTQPATAAAAASSCSSISTQHSLNSHIHLLSSAAAAAAGAHCSPPHSSGADGICAAGGIRHHMGLGGGFRNAAAFPVSFFSYSLNAAAARSALEDEMCLGPDASATWAGAGVGGDDRRKKRMIKNRESAARSRARKQAYILELEREVQLLQQENESLRVKYEQLRVSVEVPVPMKKTLQRTPSAPF; the protein is encoded by the exons ATGGCGGCCATGGACATGGAGGACGGCGAGGACATATGGGTCAACACCACCAGCCCCAGCCCAATCGCCTCGCGAACACAGCCCGccacggccgcggcggcggcctccaGCTGCAGCTCCATCTCCACGCAGCACAGCCTCAACTCCCACATCCACCTACTCTcctccgcggccgcggccgcggccggcgcGCACTGCTCCCCGCCCCACTCCAGCGGCGCCGACGGCATCTGTGCCGCCGGAGGCATCCGCCACCACATGGGCCTCGGCGGCGGCTTCCGCAATGCCGCCGCGTTCCCGGTGTCCTTCTTCTCCTACAGCCTCAACGCTGCCGCCGCCCGCAGCGCGCTCGAGGACGAGATGTGCCTCGGCCCCGACGCGTCCGCCACCTGGGCCGGAGCTGGCGTCGGGGGCGACGACCGCCGCAAGAAGCGCATGATCAAGAACCGCGAGTCCGCGGCGCGCTCCCGCGCGCGCAAGCAGGCCTACATCCTCGAGCTCGAGAGGGAGGTGCAGCTCCTGCAGCAGGAGAACGAGAGCCTCCGCGTCAAGTACGAGCAG CTGAGGGTGTCCGTGGAGGTGCCGGTGCCGATGAAGAAGACGCTGCAGAGGACGCCCTCCGCGCCATTTTGA